A region of the Primulina eburnea isolate SZY01 chromosome 7, ASM2296580v1, whole genome shotgun sequence genome:
CTATTCTAAACTCACTAAACCTGTACGTATATGCAGAGCTAACTGGAATAAACAAGCACTTTCGAGATTGATCGATGGCAAACAAATTTTTCCTGAGATTGATAGCCATTAGGCAGCCAAGTGTTTGCTGTTGCATTTACAAGTAACTGTCTGCTGCATCGAAAAAGAAACAGCGTCCAGAATTAGTTGTTAAACCAATATAGATAATGTAGAGAATGTTCCGGTTGTGTTGTCTACTCATATCGTCACTCTACCTCGTTCATTACTATGAAACCGTCAACAGATATGAGATGACAGAACATTGTCAAAAGGCATGACTGTCTAAAGAATGCTTATGTCTAAATAACAGAATTCGATTGATCACACCAATGATCCAAATCATCAACAAAAGTATCGTTCGAGTAAGGACCTTTTATTGCCAACACAACTAATCAAAAACTTGGAACTTTAAAACGCGTAAGAATGAACAATAAGAGGAGTCCTAAAGACAAGATATCTACGGCAACAACAGCAGAGTTGGGCGAGAAGAACAGGGGATTAATATCAAATTTCACATCTAAAATTCTCGATGAATTAAAGTTTTGaacctcaaaaaaaaaaaaaatacattaacCCATCAAATCTCTTCTAAATCATGCGTGTCACCCCAACTTAGTAGTAACAGAAAAAGCACCAATTCATATTTCATCAGTGGGCATGGTATGTATCAAATTTTAACACTCCTCAATCTAAACATTTTACATTAGGACCTGACATTGTTGACTAGAAATGAATTCATCAATGGGCATCATTCGAAACTATACGATTAGAAACCGAAGAAGGATTAGCAAAATCCGCTTGTGTGATTTCGAAAACATGAAACATAAACTCGAGCTTTAGAAAATCGGTTGGTGCTACAAAATGCAAGGTTAAATGGAGGTTCTTTAAGACTTACTACGTAAATCGTTGCTCTTAACTCGCTTAAGCTTCTCGAGCTGGACCATGAAGACCTTCATTCTCTGGATCTCTAAATCCTTGGCAAATTGCATTCTTTGCTTCTCCAACTCCAACATTTGCCTCTGCTTGGCCTCTTCCACCTTCTCATATATAGTTCCTAACCTCCCTATTGCATCCGCTAACTTCCGGTACCCCTCCACCGCCGTTGTCCCCTTCCTTTTGATCCCCACCGCTGGCAGCCGACCACCCCAATCATCAGAATCCTCATCATCTCCTTCTTCATCCTCTTTAGCCTTCATTGCTGCCGCGGCTGCTGCCATTAGTGAGAAATTCCTCTCAGTCAAGCTCGGCGGTCCGGAGCGCTTCGTCCTGGGACCTACCGGCACAGACCACGGGACCTTAAGCTGACTCGGTTCCGGACCTTTTATAATGTGGGGGATCATGTCCGGTGAACTTTCACGGTAATGGGTCAAGGTAGACGGTAACCGCGGTGGAGATGGAGAGACCTCCGGCGAATGGGAAACTCTCCGGCGGAGGTTTCTTCTATGACCATTAGAGTTGCTGTTGTTAATCTTGACGAAGGTGTCGCCGATCAGCGAGTCAAGGCTGTCGAAGTGTGGCCACGTTGAGGAGTATCGTCCGTTGGATTGGACGACCTTGGACTTCTCGATCTTGTACTTCTTCTTGATGGTGTCTACACGGTTCTTACACTGGACGTCGGTGCGGCGGAGCTTGAAGGACGCGCCGTGGACGCTGTTGACGGCGTCGGCGACTTCCTGCCAGTGCTTCTGGCGGAGGTTTCCTCGTTTGAGCACCAGGTAACGGGACCCCCAGGCTTCAACGAGCGTCCGGCTTGCATCCTCCGACCAACAGTCTTCTCGGGTGGGAAAAACAGAGGTTCGTGTAGCCGGCTGTGGAAGTTCCGGTTTTGCAGGTGAGGAAGGGGAAGAATTGACGTTTTTCTCGTCGTCGGAGATTGGGGAAGTGGCGGCAGAGAGAGGAGGAGAAGGGGTACGCGAAGGTGACATGTCGGCGGCTGGAGGCGACGTTATTCTCGGAGTTAAATTTTTTGGCCTTTGAGAAGGAGAAAATCAGCTGGCGGCCAGCACCGGTAACGGGTAGCCCAGGCCAAAATATTAAGGTGGGCCTTTCAATTTTTGCCATTCTtcctaatattttaatttaattaatatgtatATAAATGCATACGTCCATATCATAACAATTTAAATATGATAATTTCattcattcaaaaaaaaaattaatattatattattattttgtaaatagTTTTTTATAAAAGCAATTTTAAATTGTTTACGTGCCAATTCCATTTTATTTTCATTGAATCCATCGTAATATTTATAGTGAGATAAataacaatttattttaaatgaataaGTAAGCAAGAGTAAATTAAGCCTTTTGAACTGAATGGTTTAATTTGAGTTTGACATGTAAGCATTTTGCAACTTTATCAAAATCATATTATTGGTAATGATATatctcaaatatttgaaatggtATAATAACTCAAATATCAAGTTTGATTATTTTGAACAATCATAACACAAAAAATTTAATCGGCCTAACCTGCAACTAAAGATGAGCTGGGTCGGACCCTTTTGAAAATTTTAGTACATATATATTGATTGTTCAACTCACACTTAACTTACAtatcaaatataatataataaaagcaaaaatttgtattagacggtctcacggatcatattttgtgagatgtatatcttatttgagttatccatgaaaaagtattaccttttatgtcaaaagtattactttttattgtgaatatcggtagggttgacccgtctcacagataaagattcgtgaagtCGTATCAGAAGAGACAATAATAAATTACACgacatatttttattattcttattaCACATTCTTGTCTTTCAGTCATCCCATATGCAAAATTCTTCGTTGTGCGATTTTATTTTCTTCACAACCAAGTTGAGCTTCGCTTTCAACGGAAGGCTACAAGTCTTAGTTCATTTGAACTTTGTATCTTATAAATTTTACTAAACATTATTCTAAAACAAATGATTTGAATTATTTcaattaaaatcatataaaaatcaaTTGGTTCAGGAATTAATTCATCCATCCATGCAATCGAAATCAACCTGACGAATTTTTTGTATACAAATGAACCAATGCTTCTTCTTTAGTGCCGAAACATCATCCTTAGAGCCAACATTATATTGATGTTCTGCCGCCCATCGGGCAAAGCTGCCAGATTGTCACCGGTCTCTATATATTCATGTAATAAAAATGCTCGAGTTTGTATGATGATCCCTGCGTTTCTTCAACCATCGGgcacaaattttatttttagtacaaaaaataaatgcgCGTGTTCATACACAGTAATTCGACATCGATGGTGAACTTGGACAGCAAGTTGGATTTTCCAACGCGGGAATCCTCGATCAGTACAATTTTGAACAAGTAGTCGTATTCGTCGTCTGCTTGGTATGCGCCAATAAATGCGCGTGTTCATACACAGTATCTGCTTCACTCGATTTAGTAAGAGGGACCATACCGACAAATCTTTCCCCATGAACATCTATGGCGCTTCCATAGAAACAAAAAAATCACATGTATAAGAAGAAACCCCCGAGGTGTACGCACTGGATATTTCATGAGATAAAGTCCAAAAACTTCATGCAAAAGAGAGAAGGAAGGAGAGAGATGTAACAAATACAGCTGCAAAAAGATTGGAAATGATtgctataaatataaataaattattaattatcttttatttcttttatattaacatataaatagTAGTCGGTCACTTCTGATTACAGAATATACATATGGTACATCACCTTGTTATTGCTAACATGAGAGAAAACTGTGGTCAATCACCACGTGTGTAATCCAAAATTGGAAAACATAAAGGGAGTATAGGTTACGGATTATTCCATCCTACCCttgcaggcactgcctgcaggCCCATAAAGTGGAATCTCAACCATTGATATGGAGTGTGGACATTAACCTACACCCAGATCGAACTAACCTAGGCTTACTAAACTGTCGTACATTCAAACATCGCTATTTTAGGTCTTTTACTCATTGCCTTGCGATTGTTGACGTACGTCTAGGTATTTCTTCCTTAACCGGATAGCAGTAGGACTAACCTGAGTAGCAAAGAACGTGATTCCGATGAATTCATCTCAGTATACCCTTTTGCAAAAAGCTACTACGTACAGCAAATAGCGTAAATAGCTAAAGGGGTAAAAATCCCTCACAGAATCCCCGTTTATGTGAATGTTGTTCATAGAAATGTTATTATCGATGTCATCGAAGTTACTATTATCGTTGTCGTTGTTATTGCTCACGACGACCTTATTAATATTCCACCCCGTTTGTCCTTGTGTAATTGGTTTGTAAACTAGACTCCCTTGAGTAATCGGGACTTGGCAAAATTGATTTTTGTATAGCCTAAGCTCTTCTATACTCTCCGGTAGTCACCGTACGGGCCGAGCGCGGGATCTTTTTTCCACCTCTATTTTCTGATCTTTCTCCTTGAGATTCCTCATGATTTTCATCACTTTGCTCACGCCAAACACCTTGTGAATGGCTTGGAATTCGACGGTTTTAGTAACCGGGAAAATGGCACCAATATACACTTATCAGTGCATTTCTTTCTCTGATGCTTGCACGATGAGCATGCAGATGTAGTATTTGTTGTTCTTTGCATAATTATAACTATATAAAATTGATCcaaaaaatgtaaaaatttTGTAATATAATAAGGTTTCATATATAGGAGAAAGATTGATGTCATAATTattgaagggaaatatattttctttatttaattgatataatttctttatcttaaataatttCCCTGATATTATCTTTGCTTGTTAATTTGATGGTCTATAATATTTAATGGGATTTTGTCTTTCTAGATAATGAGATAAGTATGCAAGTATTATCATAATAGGGTATCAATGTTTAAAAGAGGAGTtgattttttaatcaaattgtTACCTTATCTTATAGATTTGATTGTGAGGAATGTGATAAATAAGAGAAGCGATGATACTGATGCACGGACGCACTATCGATCAAACATACACTCATGCTCGTGCTTTGTGGAATTTCAGAGGAAAACATTCTTCAAGAGACGTGAAGTTTTGAAGTGTGCAGATACTACGTGTTGCCTTGAATGTTAGAGACATCTACATACAACATTTGTGACGAAGTTGGCTGAATATCGTTTTTGTTGCTCCTGTTGTGGCATCACATTTTTGTTTGCTTTTTTGACTACATTTATTCTAGT
Encoded here:
- the LOC140836615 gene encoding uncharacterized protein isoform X1; the encoded protein is MSPSRTPSPPLSAATSPISDDEKNVNSSPSSPAKPELPQPATRTSVFPTREDCWSEDASRTLVEAWGSRYLVLKRGNLRQKHWQEVADAVNSVHGASFKLRRTDVQCKNRVDTIKKKYKIEKSKVVQSNGRYSSTWPHFDSLDSLIGDTFVKINNSNSNGHRRNLRRRVSHSPEVSPSPPRLPSTLTHYRESSPDMIPHIIKGPEPSQLKVPWSVPVGPRTKRSGPPSLTERNFSLMAAAAAAMKAKEDEEGDDEDSDDWGGRLPAVGIKRKGTTAVEGYRKLADAIGRLGTIYEKVEEAKQRQMLELEKQRMQFAKDLEIQRMKVFMVQLEKLKRVKSNDLRTDSYL
- the LOC140836615 gene encoding uncharacterized protein isoform X2, which encodes MSPSRTPSPPLSAATSPISDDEKNVNSSPSSPAKPELPQPATRTSVFPTREDCWSEDASRTLVEAWGSRYLVLKRGNLRQKHWQEVADAVNSVHGASFKLRRTDVQCKNRVDTIKKKYKIEKSKVVQSNGRYSSTWPHFDSLDSLIGDTFVKINNSNSNGHRRNLRRRVSHSPEVSPSPPRLPSTLTHYRESSPDMIPHIIKGPEPSQLKVPWSVPVGPRTKRSGPPSLTERNFSLMAAAAAAMKAKEDEEGDDEDSDDWGGRLPAVGIKRKGTTAVEGYRKLADAIGRLGTIYEKVEEAKQRQMLELEKQRMQFAKDLEIQRMKVFMVQLEKLKRVKSNDLRNSYL